In the Acetobacterium sp. KB-1 genome, CACTGGCAAAAGGAAAAACAGTAATCATTAACTGTCATGGTTGCAAAGAAGTATATTTCGCTGAACATGAAGCGGATGAACTACAAAAAGACCTAAGCGGCGTGACTCAGATTATCACAACGGATTACATCTGTAACCCGGATAATCTAAAATTACAATTACAGAAACATACCGATGTCATTAATGCGGCCGATACCGTTCTGGTGTTTTCCTGTGGCGTTGGGGTTCAGACTGTTGCCGCTTTATTTGAGGGCAAAAGAGTCTATTCCTGTTGCGATACCTATCCATTACCGGGATTCCAGGGAGTCACACCACTCAATGTTGATTGTGGACAGTGTGGCGAATGCTACCTTAATGGTACGGGCGGGATTTGCCCAATTACCGCGTGTTCGAAAAGTCTGCTCAACGGCCAATGTGGCGGCGCCAAAGAAGGCATGTGTGAAGTTGATAAAGAAATGGAATGCGGATGGGAACGAATTTACCGAAAATTGGAAAAACTGAATAAGCTGGATAACATGAAATATGACACCCCAAAAGTGCGCAACTATTGCAATCCAAACGCAGAAGAACCAATAATTTAAGAAGATTAGGAGTAATTATAAATGAGAATAACTGAGTTGTTTCAACGTGGTGAGTTTGTATTAACTGCAGAAGTAGGACCTCCAAAAGGGATTGAACTTGACCACCTGATTAAAGACGCCCATGAGTTTTTAAAGACCCGAGTTCATGCATTGAATGTAACGGACAATCAGTCCTCAGTCATGCGGACCGGTTCGCTGGCAACCTGTAAGGTTTTAAAAGATGAGGGACTGCTTCCAATCTTTCAAATTACCTGCCGTGACCGAAATCGTATTGCCTTACAGTCTGATGTATTAAGTGCGGCATTACTAGGCATTGAGAATTTATTATTATTAACCGGTGATTACACCACATTGGGAGATCACCCACAAGCAAAACCTGTTTTCGATCTGGATTCGGTGTCATTGACTCATGCGGTAAAACGGATAGAAGAAGGCTTCGACATTGCTGGCAACGCCATTGATGGCGCGCCGCCAAAGTTTGCTAAGGGTGCTGTTGTGTCACCATGTAGTGACTCTGTCGATGTTCAATTGGCCAAAATGGAAGCAAAGGTAAAAGCCGGATGCGAATATTTCCAGACTCAGGGCGTTTATGAGCCAGAAAAATTCATTAAATTTATGGAACAGGCAAAACAATTTGGTGTTCCCGTTCAACTTGGACTGATCATCCCCAAAAATGTCGGCATGTGCCGCTATATGAATGCCAACGTAGCTGGTGTTCATGTTCCCGATGACATGATTGAAGAATTGAAAGCGGATAAGGAAAAAACAAAAGCAGGCGATACTGGCGTAGAAATTTGTGCACGTCTGATCAGAGAGTGTAAAGAATATGCCCAGGGCGTTCATATTATGTCATTAGGCTGGGAAAATAGAATCCCAGAAATTCTTGATATGGCTGGAATTGCACCAATAACGCCACAAGTATAATAAGACGTTTGCGTAAATAAAAAGATGTTAATCGACTGTCATGTTCATTGTGGTTTGGGTCAGTTCAAAGGATTGCGTAGGTCTGATATTGCCGATGATTTAGCAGTAGAGACGATGAAAAAACATATCCAAAGCTATCAAAATATAGGGGTACAGGCAATCCGTGATGGTGGGGATGGTTCAGGAATTGGAATAATTCTCAGAGATATTTCAAAAGATTCCAATCTTTTAGTTAAGACACCCATCCGAGCTTTATATAAGAAAGGTCATTACGGTGATTTTTTAGGGGACTCCGTAGATAATCTAGAGGATGGCATTAAAAAGATGAATCAACTCATCAAACAAAAGCCGGACTTTATCAAGATTATTCTTACCGGTATCATGAGTTTTACCGCATTTGGTGCTTCGGGACCGGTGGGTTTCTCTAAAAGTGAATGTTCGAAGATGATTGATCATGCCCATCAAAAAGGGTTATCAGTCATGGTTCACGCCAATACACCAGAGGGTATTATGATCGCTTTGAGATCCGGAGCAGATACCATTGAACACGGTTATGGGATAAATGATGACTGTCTCCAGGCGATGCGTGAGAGTCGCGTTGTTTGGGTGCCGACCCTGGCACCGTTTGCCAATATTGCCAGATGTGATGACGGGAACCCACTAAAAAAATATCAGAAAGTATCGGAAGCTTATTTTAGACAACATCAGTCGATGGTAAAAAAAGCAGATGCAATGGGTGTGAACATTGCATTGGGAAGTGACTCAGGCGCGACGATGGTTCCCCTGGGACAAGGCACTTTGGATGAGCTTGGTTATTTACTCGACTGTGGATTGACAAAAGAAAAACTGGAAAGCATTGGAAAATGGGTTATCGACCTCTAATCGTGCTTAAGCTTAAAAGAATCCCTGTAATTTTTAAATTACAGGGATTCTTCCTTTTAAATTGATATATAAATCTGTTTGTTTTTAAGACCCCGGGGTAAAATAGTAATAAGTAATATTAATTGGATGGTGTACATATGCTATATGAAAAATTCGTAGAATGCCTGGAAAATGATGATAAACCCAATGCGGTGCGAATTGCTTTGGATGCACTGGAAACTGGGAAGGTTGGACTGGTGGAGCTATACACTGAATGGTTAACGCCGGCCCAAAATAAAATGGAGCTGGAAGAAAGAAGAGAATCAGTGGCAATCTGGAAAGAACATTTTAGAACTTCCGTAGTTCGGACCGTCATTGAATACTGCTATCCCCGGGTGGTCAATGATGGCTTACAAAACAGTGATAAAAAGGGGCGAAAGAAAATCCTGATTTTTTGTCCAGCTGAAGAATATCATGATGTTGGTGCCCGGATGATCGCTGATTTTTTTACCTTATGTGGTCATCAGGTCTATTTTTTAGGTGCCAACACGCCACCGGAAGCCCTTTTACAAGCGATGGTCAGGTTACAGCCAGCGGTCATTGCCATGGGGGTCAGTAATTACTTTAATCTGGTTGTGGCCAAGAGAACAATAGAAGATGTCAGAAAAATTCTGGGCAAGGATACCAGCATCGTTTTAGGCGGAGCCGCTTTTAAAGAAAATCTGGCGGTGGTCAAAGAAATCGGCGGTGATTTTTATGTGGACAGCTACAATGCAGTGGCAAGAATAACGGAAGGGTGGGAAATAGATGAAACTGGCATTTGATATCGCCCTTCGTTTTTTAAAATCAAGCAAGGCACAAACAGCCCTCATTGTGTTGGGGATCGCCATTGGGGTATCGGTACAGATCTTTATTGGGTCGTTAATCACAGGGCTTCAAAAAAGCCTGGTTGATAAAACTGTCGGAAGTGCCGCTCAGATTACGGTCTCTCCCAAAGAAGATGGTAATTATATTCTAGCCCCCCAGGCAAAAATCAAAACAATTAAAGCTGCGAGTCCAGATGAGATCATACACCCGGTGGCGGTTATTCAGGGTCCGGCAATTGTAAAAACAGCCGATCAGTCGACAACAATTGTGATGAGAGGCTTTGATTGGGATGCAGCCCAGGGAATTTATAAATTAACTGATCGGCTTGTCAAAGGAAAGCTGGGAACGAATGAAAATGACGTCATTTTAGGTGAAGATCTTTCCGAAAACCTGGGTGTGAAGATCGGAGATACAATTGAGATGCTCACCCCCTCAGGAAAGACAGGAAATTTTCTGGTGACCGGTTTTTTTGATCTACAGGTAAAATCGCTAAATGAATCTTGGATTCTGACAAATGCCGGTACCGCACAGGCATTCCTGGAAACCGGAGAAGGCGTGTCGCAGATCGAAATGCAGGTAAGTGATGTTTTTGCTGCCGATGAAGTGGCAATGTTGGTGGAGCAGCGTTTGAAAGACAACACCTTAGTTGTATCCAATTGGAAAGCAGAGAATGAGGCCTTGTTATCGGGACTCTCAGGTCAAACCGCCTCAAGCCTGATGATTCAGGTTTTTGTGCTGATATCAGTGGTTTTGGGTATTGCCAGTGTATTGGCGATCAGTGTGGTACAAAAATCGCGACAGATCGGGATATTAAAAGCCATGGGAATGCATAATCTCAAAGCCAGTCTGGTTTTTTTGTCTCAGGGATTTTTGTTGGGTATTTTAGGGGCTTTTGTCGGTATCGGACTGGGAATCGGACTAAGCTGGTCATTTGCCACCTTTGTCACCAACCCGGATGGATCTTCTCTGGTTCCTTTCTATATTGATTGGCATTTTATCGGTATTTCAGCGGGAATTGCCATTGCAGCTTCGACACTGGCGGCCTTAATACCGGCCATTCGAGTGTCCAAGTTGGACCCCATGGAGGTAATTAAAAATGGATAATTGTGTGGTTGAAGTAAAAGGGGTATCAAAGGTCTACGGTAAAACGATCAAGACAGTTGCACTGGATAAACTTGATCTTGGATTTAAAACAGGTTCGTTTAATGCCATTATTGGTGAGTCCGGCAGTGGCAAAAGTACCCTTCTCAATATTATGGGAACCTTGGATCGTCCGACTAAAGGGGACGTGATTATTAACGGGGTATCCACCAAAAATATGTCAAAAGGACGTTTGGATGATTTGCGAAACGAAACATTGGGTTTTGTTTTTCAGTTTCACTATCTGCTGCCGGAGTTTACTGCCCTGGAAAATGTGTTGATGCCCTATCGGATCGCCAAGGGTAAAGCAGATAAAAAAAGTCAGGAAAGGGCAAAGGAAATACTAAGCCTGGTAGGACTAGAAAAGGTCGAGAACAATTTAGCGACAAATATGTCGGGAGGGCAACAGCAACGGACCGCCATTGCCAGAGCACTGATGAATCAGCCGAAAATTATTCTTGCTGACGAACCCACCGGCAATTTGGATTCTCAGACTACCGACAGTATCTATCAACTCTTCCGTAGAATCAACCAGGAGTTGGGAACCACCTTTGTAATTATCACCCATGATCGGCGTGTTGCCGAAAAAGCGGATCGGATCATCGAAATTTTGGATGGTCGAATTTCGCTGGATATCGTAAAATAATGGATAAAT is a window encoding:
- a CDS encoding methylenetetrahydrofolate reductase, with protein sequence MRITELFQRGEFVLTAEVGPPKGIELDHLIKDAHEFLKTRVHALNVTDNQSSVMRTGSLATCKVLKDEGLLPIFQITCRDRNRIALQSDVLSAALLGIENLLLLTGDYTTLGDHPQAKPVFDLDSVSLTHAVKRIEEGFDIAGNAIDGAPPKFAKGAVVSPCSDSVDVQLAKMEAKVKAGCEYFQTQGVYEPEKFIKFMEQAKQFGVPVQLGLIIPKNVGMCRYMNANVAGVHVPDDMIEELKADKEKTKAGDTGVEICARLIRECKEYAQGVHIMSLGWENRIPEILDMAGIAPITPQV
- a CDS encoding methylenetetrahydrofolate reductase C-terminal domain-containing protein — encoded protein: MLITQLKSKETIEALAKGKTVIINCHGCKEVYFAEHEADELQKDLSGVTQIITTDYICNPDNLKLQLQKHTDVINAADTVLVFSCGVGVQTVAALFEGKRVYSCCDTYPLPGFQGVTPLNVDCGQCGECYLNGTGGICPITACSKSLLNGQCGGAKEGMCEVDKEMECGWERIYRKLEKLNKLDNMKYDTPKVRNYCNPNAEEPII
- a CDS encoding ABC transporter permease; translated protein: MKLAFDIALRFLKSSKAQTALIVLGIAIGVSVQIFIGSLITGLQKSLVDKTVGSAAQITVSPKEDGNYILAPQAKIKTIKAASPDEIIHPVAVIQGPAIVKTADQSTTIVMRGFDWDAAQGIYKLTDRLVKGKLGTNENDVILGEDLSENLGVKIGDTIEMLTPSGKTGNFLVTGFFDLQVKSLNESWILTNAGTAQAFLETGEGVSQIEMQVSDVFAADEVAMLVEQRLKDNTLVVSNWKAENEALLSGLSGQTASSLMIQVFVLISVVLGIASVLAISVVQKSRQIGILKAMGMHNLKASLVFLSQGFLLGILGAFVGIGLGIGLSWSFATFVTNPDGSSLVPFYIDWHFIGISAGIAIAASTLAALIPAIRVSKLDPMEVIKNG
- a CDS encoding B12-binding domain-containing protein → MLYEKFVECLENDDKPNAVRIALDALETGKVGLVELYTEWLTPAQNKMELEERRESVAIWKEHFRTSVVRTVIEYCYPRVVNDGLQNSDKKGRKKILIFCPAEEYHDVGARMIADFFTLCGHQVYFLGANTPPEALLQAMVRLQPAVIAMGVSNYFNLVVAKRTIEDVRKILGKDTSIVLGGAAFKENLAVVKEIGGDFYVDSYNAVARITEGWEIDETGI
- a CDS encoding ABC transporter ATP-binding protein — translated: MDNCVVEVKGVSKVYGKTIKTVALDKLDLGFKTGSFNAIIGESGSGKSTLLNIMGTLDRPTKGDVIINGVSTKNMSKGRLDDLRNETLGFVFQFHYLLPEFTALENVLMPYRIAKGKADKKSQERAKEILSLVGLEKVENNLATNMSGGQQQRTAIARALMNQPKIILADEPTGNLDSQTTDSIYQLFRRINQELGTTFVIITHDRRVAEKADRIIEILDGRISLDIVK
- a CDS encoding amidohydrolase family protein encodes the protein MLIDCHVHCGLGQFKGLRRSDIADDLAVETMKKHIQSYQNIGVQAIRDGGDGSGIGIILRDISKDSNLLVKTPIRALYKKGHYGDFLGDSVDNLEDGIKKMNQLIKQKPDFIKIILTGIMSFTAFGASGPVGFSKSECSKMIDHAHQKGLSVMVHANTPEGIMIALRSGADTIEHGYGINDDCLQAMRESRVVWVPTLAPFANIARCDDGNPLKKYQKVSEAYFRQHQSMVKKADAMGVNIALGSDSGATMVPLGQGTLDELGYLLDCGLTKEKLESIGKWVIDL